A stretch of Pseudoliparis swirei isolate HS2019 ecotype Mariana Trench chromosome 14, NWPU_hadal_v1, whole genome shotgun sequence DNA encodes these proteins:
- the LOC130204680 gene encoding obscurin-like protein 1, whose protein sequence is MDIFGGAPRVLGYPRPVTAQQGADATLRCQIGGDPRPEVIWERKNIQIPSDGRHQTSEDGNAYLLTIAGVTLQDAGQYICKAQNSVGETYAAASLKVEGEAQPQEGGPTQFGVNGMQQPTENGELEGHQNGSCTEDNGEEPSGETSREEEQEEADAAPEDKPRFLIKPLSLRVDRGEDAAFSCKISGAPLPEVAWEKDGKKLSDVFESAHFSASGQEGGWFQLAVYRTRAPDKGVYTCRAVNRHGDALAGAVLLVERVPEREAGRVSSSGRAGGQTHGAGSLGLPRVIEEPAGASEAKKFAVAEGKHAKFRCFVTGKPKPEIIWKKDGVPLEPGRRHLIFEDREGYYTLKVLYCKVKDTALYVCAASNALGNTLSAVQLSVQGPAVRFRRPLKDVEVRERDVAVLECEVPDESLPSAWYLEDQRLAPSRKYGMEQKGATRRLTIRDVETDDDGVYLCEMPDGAKSIAELSVKGELSGNGCATQTKR, encoded by the exons ATGGATATTTTTGGAGGAGCTCCTCGTGTTTTGGGCTACCCGCGCCCGGTGACGGCCCAGCAGGGCGCCGACGCCACGCTGAGGTGCCAAATCGGGGGGGACCCTCGTCCCGAAGTGATCTGGGAGCGTAAAAACATCCAGATCCCGTCCGATGGCCGCCACCAGACCTCCGAGGACGGGAACGCGTACCTGCTGACCATCGCCGGAGTCACCCTGCAGGATGCCGGCCAGTATATTTGCAAGGCTCAAAATAGCGTCGGTGAAACCTACGCAGCGGCCTCCCTCAAAGTGGAAGGAGAGGCCCAGCCACAGGAAGGGGGGCCAACGCAATTCGGAGTCAATGGTATGCAGCAACCAACAGAAAATGGAGAGCTTGAAGGACACCAGAACGGCTCCTGCACAGAGGACAATGGAGAGGAGCCGAGCGGAGAGACgtcgagagaggaggagcaagaggaggccgacGCGGCGCCGGAGGACAAACCTCGATTCCTCATCAAGCCGCTGTCTCTGCGCGTGGATCGGGGAGAAGACGCCGCCTTCTCCTGCAAAATCTCGGGCGCTCCTCTGCCCGAGGTGGCGTGGGAGAAAGACGGGAAGAAGCTGAGCGACGTCTTCGAGAGCGCGCACTTCAGCGCGAGCGGCCAGGAGGGCGGCTGGTTCCAGCTCGCGGTCTACAGGACGCGCGCGCCGGACAAAGGCGTCTACACCTGCAGGGCCGTCAACCGCCACGGCGACGCCCTGGCCGGCGCCGTCCTCCTCGTCGAGCGCGTGCCGGAACGAGAGGCGGGCAGGGTGTCGTCGAGCGGTCGCGCCGGCGGTCAGACGCACGGGGCCGGGAGCCTCGGTCTGCCGAGGGTCATCGAGGAGCCGGCCGGAGCATCCGAAGCCAAGAAGTTTGCCGTGGCGGAGGGGAAACACGCCAAGTTCCGCTGCTTCGTGACAGGGAAGCCCAAGCCAGAGATCATTTGGAAGAAAGACGGGGTTCCCCTGGAACCCGGGAGGCGCCATCTGATAtttgaggacagagaggggtACTACACGCTGAAGGTGCTGTACTGTAAAGTCAAGGACACggcactgtatgtgtgtgcggcGTCGAACGCTCTAGGAAACACCCTCAGCGCGGTTCAGCTGTCCGTCCAAG GCCCGGCGGTGCGGTTCAGGCGTCCGTTGAAAGACGTCGAGGTGAGGGAGAGGGACGTCGCCGTGCTGGAGTGCGAGGTGCCCGACGAGTCGCTCCCGTCGGCCTGGTACCTGGAGGACCAGCGGCTGGCGCCCAGCAGGAAGTACGGGATGGAGCAGAAAGGAGCGACGCGGAGGCTGACCATCCGCGACGTGGAGACGGACGACGACGGCGTGTACCTGTGCGAGATGCCCGACGGAGCCAAGAGCATCGCAGAGCTGTCAGTCAAAGGCGAGTTGTCAGGAAATGGTTGCGCAACGCAAACAAAACGGTGA